In the Aromatoleum bremense genome, one interval contains:
- a CDS encoding SPOR domain-containing protein, whose translation MSRAPKSRPTTGRPPAKSGGGVVVGIFIGLILGALFAAGAAWWFTRSSPFQTPQGSVPSRVPSAPDQPPVSLPGKPGDRPVVKPDFEFYKILPQGNVAPAEVPPAPPPAAPVAERLYLQIGAFENPAEADNLKARLALAGIEASAQRAQLPDGRTMHRVRIGPFAKPEDMNPVRTRLAEAGFTGTVVKASP comes from the coding sequence GTGAGCCGCGCCCCCAAGTCCCGGCCGACAACCGGCCGCCCGCCCGCGAAAAGCGGCGGCGGCGTGGTCGTCGGCATCTTCATCGGCCTGATCCTAGGCGCGCTGTTCGCGGCCGGAGCCGCGTGGTGGTTCACCCGCTCGTCGCCTTTCCAGACGCCGCAAGGCAGCGTGCCCAGCCGCGTGCCGTCGGCGCCGGACCAGCCGCCGGTGTCGCTGCCGGGCAAGCCGGGCGACCGTCCTGTCGTCAAGCCCGACTTCGAGTTCTACAAGATCCTGCCGCAGGGCAATGTGGCGCCGGCCGAAGTCCCGCCCGCCCCGCCGCCCGCAGCCCCCGTCGCCGAGCGGCTGTACCTGCAGATCGGCGCTTTCGAGAATCCCGCCGAAGCCGACAACCTCAAGGCGAGGCTCGCGCTCGCCGGCATCGAGGCGAGCGCGCAGCGGGCGCAGCTGCCCGACGGACGCACGATGCACCGCGTGCGGATCGGGCCGTTCGCCAAGCCGGAAGACATGAACCCGGTGCGCACGCGGCTCGCCGAGGCCGGCTTCACCGGGACCGTCGTGAAGGCCAGCCCCTGA
- a CDS encoding thiol:disulfide interchange protein DsbA/DsbL, which produces MNRRLALKQLVALGALSTLGASASAPVFAQREAFQTLGTKVPTEVAGKVEVIEFFSYGCPHCHDFEPLLNGWVKKLQGDVSFVKVPITFNRPEWTALARLYYTLEAMGQAEEKGPAVFAAIHEQKQPLYRDDALMQWAAGAGLDSKRFGDIYKSFGVQSKVQRSNQIAAAYKVSGVPMMAVDGRYTVSASSAGGFEQMLKEVDQLIARSRSEQKKG; this is translated from the coding sequence ATGAATCGTCGTCTCGCCCTCAAGCAACTTGTCGCGCTCGGCGCGCTGTCCACGCTGGGCGCCTCCGCCTCCGCCCCTGTCTTCGCCCAGCGGGAGGCTTTCCAGACGCTGGGTACGAAGGTGCCGACCGAAGTCGCGGGCAAGGTCGAAGTGATTGAGTTCTTTTCCTACGGCTGCCCGCACTGCCACGACTTCGAACCGCTGCTCAACGGCTGGGTGAAGAAGCTGCAGGGCGACGTGAGCTTCGTCAAGGTGCCGATCACGTTCAACCGTCCCGAATGGACGGCGCTGGCGCGGCTCTACTACACGCTTGAAGCGATGGGCCAGGCCGAAGAGAAGGGGCCGGCGGTGTTTGCCGCGATCCATGAGCAGAAGCAGCCGCTGTATCGGGACGATGCGCTGATGCAGTGGGCGGCGGGCGCCGGCCTCGACAGCAAGCGCTTCGGCGACATCTACAAGTCGTTCGGCGTGCAGTCGAAAGTGCAGCGCTCGAACCAGATCGCGGCGGCCTACAAGGTCAGCGGCGTGCCGATGATGGCCGTCGACGGCCGCTACACCGTTTCCGCGAGCTCGGCGGGCGGATTCGAGCAGATGCTCAAGGAAGTCGACCAGCTGATCGCGCGCTCGCGCAGCGAGCAGAAAAAAGGCTGA
- a CDS encoding NAD-glutamate dehydrogenase encodes MQSLQADVDAAQFDAVLEQIANKLPADQAALIEPFARRWFGQVAPEDLVDRSVDDLYGAVVSHWQFVRKHRGGTRLRVYNPKLEEHGWESTHTVVEIVNDDMPFLVDSITMEVNRQGLTLHLIIHPVMRVVRDEAGQYLGIAEDGDTRGHYESIIHVEVDRRTEADDVDALRSGLERVLADVRAAVTDWPAMQQRVVEIIQGIEQDPPPVPPDEVAETVAFLKWLLDENIVLLGCRDYELVAADGDSELRIRPGSGFGLLRQRPGENVSRSFAALPMNLKATLPNLPVLLTVTKSNTRSTVHRPGFIDRFSVKVFDENGHARAERRVIGLLASTAYSTSPRLIPFLRRKVAAVVEQAGLLPKSHAAKALLTILERYPRDELFQISTEDLYHQAMGILRLGERQRTRLFVRTDPFARFVSCLIYVPREHYNTDQRLRMQAVLMEAFNGSSSEFDVQFSESALARILIIVRTRDSTIPPFDVHELEQRLARATRRWEDELQRAILEHCGEERGMALLRRYADGFPAGYREEYAPRVAVFDIEQMESLADDRDLGMSLYIPLEAPPGRLNFKMYRVGAPVPLSQSLPMLERMGVRVIDEKPSEIERQDGRCVWIHDFGLAYAGAEELNIDRVRALFHDAFLHAWRGEIESDDFNRLTLLAGLTWREIVVLRAYAKHMRQAAFTFSQAYMEQTLAAHPKLARQLIDLFALRFDPAGGGEREARTATLVASIEAALNTVANLDEDRILRQFLAMVLATLRTNYYQRATDGGPKPYLSLKLDPRRIPNLPQPLPMFEISVYSPRFEGVHLRGGRVARGGLRWSDRMEDFRTEVLGLVKAQIVKNAVIVPVGSKGGFVIKNPPAGDREALLAEGVECYRTYLRGLLDVTDNLVQGKVVPPVDVLRHDEDDPYLVVAADKGTATFSDHANAVAAEYGFWLGDAFASGGSAGYDHKKMGITARGAWESVKRHFRELGLNTQEQPFTVVGIGDMSGDVFGNGMLRSRKILLVAAFDHRHIFIDPIPDAETSFAERERLFALPRSSWDDYDKALISAGGGVWSRHAKSIRLSPQVREALGIEAEVLAPAELIRAILAAPVDLLYNGGIGTYVKATSETDAAVGDRTNDAVRVNGAALRCRVVAEGGNLGVTQLGRIEYALRGGKINTDAIDNSGGVDCSDHEVNIKILLDSVVAEGDLTEKQRNALLLEMTDEVASLVLRDNYGQTQVLSVTRSRGVALLGEQAEFIRRLGHAGRLNRKLEFLPMDEEIAERALKQTGLVAPELAVLLAYSKIELFDEVIESDVPEDPYISAALKNYFPQPLRERYAAQIQRHPLRREIIATHVVNSMINRVGPTFVSRLHGELGATPAEVVRAYMASREVYGLVPTWRDIESLDNVVADAVQTEMISESVRLIERGAVWFLRHRNWIADLQATLDYFSAGAAELSAGLRDFVQPAYREVLDAVAASFIEKGVPAPLAQRIASLDELYSALDLVEVAAETGRPEATVARVYYGLGDQLDLYWLGLQISALPAESRWQGLARSALRSELSNQARILAAEALRHCPGVEPPEEVIAAWESRNRSNVERYRHLLADVKTAAQTDMSMLSVLLRELRNMS; translated from the coding sequence ATGCAGTCACTTCAGGCGGACGTCGACGCCGCGCAATTCGACGCGGTTCTGGAACAGATCGCGAACAAGTTGCCGGCCGACCAGGCGGCGCTCATCGAGCCGTTCGCGCGGCGCTGGTTCGGCCAGGTCGCGCCGGAGGATCTCGTCGACCGCTCGGTCGACGACCTGTACGGCGCCGTGGTCAGCCACTGGCAGTTCGTGCGCAAGCATCGCGGCGGCACGCGCTTGCGCGTGTACAACCCGAAGCTCGAAGAGCACGGCTGGGAATCCACACACACCGTCGTCGAAATCGTCAATGACGACATGCCGTTCCTCGTCGATTCGATCACGATGGAAGTCAACCGGCAGGGGCTCACGCTGCACCTGATCATCCATCCGGTGATGCGTGTCGTGCGCGACGAAGCGGGCCAGTACCTCGGAATCGCCGAAGACGGCGACACGCGGGGGCATTACGAGTCGATCATCCACGTCGAAGTCGACCGGCGCACCGAAGCGGACGACGTCGACGCGCTGCGCAGCGGGCTCGAGCGCGTGCTTGCCGACGTGCGCGCGGCGGTCACCGACTGGCCGGCGATGCAGCAGCGCGTGGTCGAGATCATCCAGGGTATCGAGCAGGACCCGCCGCCGGTCCCGCCGGACGAGGTCGCGGAGACGGTGGCTTTTCTGAAGTGGCTGCTGGACGAGAACATCGTGCTGCTCGGCTGCCGCGACTACGAGCTGGTCGCCGCCGACGGCGACAGCGAACTGCGCATCCGGCCCGGCTCGGGGTTCGGCTTGCTGCGGCAACGTCCGGGAGAGAACGTGTCGCGCTCGTTCGCCGCGCTGCCGATGAACCTCAAGGCGACGCTGCCGAATCTGCCGGTGCTGCTGACCGTGACCAAGTCGAACACGCGCTCGACCGTGCATCGGCCGGGGTTCATCGACCGGTTCAGCGTCAAGGTGTTCGACGAGAACGGCCACGCGCGCGCCGAGCGCCGTGTGATCGGGTTGCTCGCGTCGACCGCGTACAGCACCAGCCCGAGGCTGATCCCGTTCCTGCGCCGCAAGGTCGCAGCGGTCGTCGAGCAGGCCGGCCTGCTGCCGAAGAGCCATGCCGCGAAGGCGTTGCTGACGATCCTCGAACGCTATCCGCGCGACGAGCTGTTCCAGATCTCGACGGAGGATCTGTACCACCAGGCGATGGGCATCCTGCGGCTCGGCGAGCGCCAGCGCACGCGCCTTTTCGTCCGCACCGACCCGTTCGCGCGCTTCGTCTCGTGCCTGATCTACGTGCCGCGCGAGCACTACAACACCGACCAGCGGCTGCGCATGCAGGCGGTGCTGATGGAAGCGTTCAACGGCAGCAGCTCCGAGTTCGACGTGCAGTTCTCCGAATCGGCACTGGCGCGCATCCTGATCATCGTGCGCACGCGCGACTCGACGATTCCGCCGTTCGACGTGCACGAACTCGAGCAGCGGCTGGCGCGGGCGACGCGGCGCTGGGAAGACGAGCTGCAGCGCGCGATCCTCGAACACTGCGGCGAGGAGCGCGGCATGGCGCTGCTGCGCCGCTACGCCGACGGTTTCCCGGCCGGCTACCGCGAAGAATACGCGCCGCGCGTCGCGGTGTTCGACATCGAACAGATGGAGTCGCTCGCCGATGACCGCGACCTCGGCATGAGCCTCTACATCCCGCTCGAAGCGCCGCCGGGACGCCTGAACTTCAAGATGTACCGCGTCGGCGCGCCGGTGCCGCTGTCGCAGAGCCTGCCGATGCTCGAACGCATGGGCGTGCGCGTCATCGACGAGAAGCCGTCGGAGATCGAGCGCCAGGACGGGCGCTGCGTGTGGATCCACGATTTCGGGCTGGCATATGCGGGCGCCGAAGAGCTGAACATCGACCGCGTGCGCGCGCTGTTCCACGACGCTTTCCTGCATGCGTGGCGCGGCGAGATCGAGAGCGACGACTTCAACCGCCTGACGCTGCTCGCCGGACTCACGTGGCGCGAGATCGTCGTGCTGCGCGCCTACGCCAAGCACATGCGCCAGGCGGCTTTCACGTTCAGCCAGGCGTACATGGAACAGACGCTCGCGGCGCACCCGAAGCTCGCGCGGCAACTGATCGACCTGTTCGCGCTGCGCTTCGACCCGGCAGGCGGCGGCGAGCGCGAGGCGCGCACGGCGACGCTCGTCGCGAGCATCGAGGCGGCGCTCAACACCGTCGCCAACCTCGACGAGGACCGCATTCTGCGGCAGTTCCTCGCGATGGTGCTGGCGACGCTGCGCACCAACTACTACCAGCGCGCGACCGACGGCGGGCCGAAGCCGTACCTGTCGCTGAAGCTCGATCCGCGCCGCATCCCGAACCTGCCGCAGCCGCTGCCGATGTTCGAGATTTCGGTCTATTCGCCGCGCTTCGAAGGTGTGCATCTGCGCGGCGGGCGCGTGGCGCGCGGCGGGCTGCGCTGGTCCGATCGCATGGAGGACTTCCGCACCGAGGTGCTCGGCCTGGTGAAGGCGCAGATCGTCAAGAACGCGGTCATCGTGCCGGTCGGCTCGAAAGGCGGCTTTGTCATCAAGAACCCGCCCGCCGGCGACCGCGAGGCGCTGCTGGCCGAGGGCGTCGAGTGCTACCGGACGTATCTGCGCGGCCTGCTCGACGTGACCGATAACCTCGTGCAGGGCAAGGTCGTGCCGCCCGTGGATGTGCTGCGCCACGACGAGGACGACCCTTACCTCGTCGTCGCCGCCGACAAGGGAACGGCGACGTTCTCCGATCACGCGAACGCGGTGGCGGCCGAATACGGTTTCTGGCTCGGCGACGCGTTCGCGTCCGGCGGCTCCGCGGGCTATGACCACAAGAAGATGGGCATCACCGCGCGCGGCGCCTGGGAGTCGGTCAAACGCCACTTCCGCGAACTCGGGCTGAACACGCAGGAACAACCGTTCACCGTCGTCGGCATCGGCGATATGTCCGGCGACGTGTTCGGCAACGGCATGCTGCGCTCGCGCAAGATCCTGCTCGTGGCGGCGTTCGACCACCGCCACATCTTCATCGACCCGATCCCGGACGCCGAAACCTCGTTTGCCGAACGCGAGCGCCTGTTCGCGCTGCCGCGTTCGTCGTGGGACGACTACGACAAGGCGCTGATCTCGGCAGGCGGCGGCGTGTGGTCGCGCCACGCCAAATCGATCCGCCTGTCGCCGCAGGTGCGCGAGGCGCTCGGCATCGAAGCCGAGGTGCTGGCGCCCGCCGAACTGATCCGCGCGATCCTCGCCGCGCCGGTCGATCTGCTCTACAACGGCGGCATCGGGACGTATGTCAAGGCGACCAGCGAGACCGACGCCGCGGTCGGCGACCGGACGAACGACGCGGTGCGGGTCAATGGCGCGGCGCTGCGCTGCCGCGTCGTCGCCGAAGGCGGCAACCTCGGCGTCACGCAGCTCGGGCGCATCGAATACGCGCTCCGGGGCGGCAAGATCAACACCGATGCGATCGACAACTCGGGCGGCGTGGACTGCTCGGATCACGAGGTGAACATCAAGATCCTGCTCGACAGCGTCGTCGCCGAAGGCGATCTGACCGAGAAGCAGCGCAACGCACTGCTTCTCGAGATGACCGACGAGGTCGCCAGCCTCGTGCTGCGCGACAACTACGGCCAGACGCAGGTGCTGTCGGTGACGCGCTCGCGGGGCGTGGCGCTGCTCGGCGAGCAGGCCGAATTCATCCGCCGGCTCGGCCATGCGGGGCGCCTCAACCGCAAGCTCGAGTTCCTGCCGATGGACGAGGAGATCGCCGAGCGGGCGCTCAAGCAGACCGGCCTCGTCGCACCCGAGCTCGCGGTGCTGCTCGCGTACAGCAAGATCGAGCTGTTCGACGAAGTCATCGAATCCGACGTGCCGGAGGACCCGTACATCTCCGCCGCGCTGAAGAATTATTTTCCGCAGCCGCTGCGCGAACGCTACGCGGCGCAGATCCAGCGCCATCCGCTGCGGCGCGAGATCATCGCGACGCACGTCGTCAACAGCATGATCAACCGCGTCGGACCGACTTTCGTCAGCCGGCTGCACGGCGAACTCGGCGCCACGCCCGCGGAAGTCGTCCGGGCCTACATGGCGAGCCGCGAAGTGTATGGCCTCGTGCCGACGTGGCGCGACATCGAGTCGCTCGACAACGTCGTCGCCGACGCGGTGCAGACCGAGATGATCAGCGAGTCGGTCCGGCTGATCGAGCGCGGCGCGGTGTGGTTCCTGCGCCACCGCAACTGGATTGCCGACTTGCAGGCGACGCTCGACTACTTCTCGGCGGGGGCGGCGGAACTGTCGGCTGGGCTGCGCGACTTTGTCCAGCCGGCGTACCGCGAAGTCCTCGACGCCGTCGCTGCAAGCTTCATCGAGAAAGGCGTGCCCGCGCCGCTCGCGCAGCGCATCGCGTCGCTCGACGAGCTGTATTCGGCGCTCGACCTCGTCGAGGTCGCGGCGGAAACCGGCCGGCCGGAGGCGACCGTCGCCCGCGTGTATTACGGCCTCGGCGATCAGCTCGACCTGTACTGGCTCGGCCTGCAGATCTCCGCGCTGCCGGCCGAATCGCGCTGGCAGGGGCTCGCGCGCAGCGCGCTGCGCAGCGAGCTGTCGAACCAGGCGCGCATCCTCGCTGCCGAAGCGCTCAGGCATTGTCCGGGCGTCGAACCGCCCGAAGAGGTGATCGCCGCATGGGAGTCCCGCAACCGGAGCAACGTCGAGCGTTACCGGCACCTCCTCGCGGACGTGAAGACCGCCGCGCAGACCGACATGTCGATGCTGTCGGTGCTGTTGCGCGAGCTGCGCAACATGAGCTGA